From the Ignavibacteriales bacterium genome, the window GCCCAGGCTTGCCTGGGTGACTGCGTGCCTTTTGCTTAATGAACCAACGAGTTACTCGTATGTAGCAGGGTAAGGTTTTAAGAATCGTACCCGCAGCGAAAGCAAGTCCGAATAGGGCGTTAAGTTACATGCGGTAGACGCGAAACCGTGTGATCTATCCATGGTCAGGATGAAGTACCGGTAAAACGGTATGGAGGTCCGAACCAGTGTGGGTTGAAAACCGCTTGGATGAACTGTGGATAGGGGTGAAAGGCCAATCAAACTCGGAAATAGCTCGTACTCCTCGAAATAGCTTTAGGGCTAGCCTCGAGACAAAGTATGGCGGAGGTAGAGCACTAATTGGGCTAGGGCTGTTACAACGGTACCAAACCCAGATAAACTCCGAATTCCGTTCATATGTTTCTCGGGAGTCAGGCAGTGGGGGATAAGCTTCATTGCCAAAAGGGGAACAACCCAGACCACCGATTAAGGCCCCCAAATCAATGTTAACAGACTAAGGATGTTAAGTTGCACAGACAACTAGGATGTTGGCTTAGAAGCAGCCATTCATTTAAAGAGTGCGTAATAGCTCACTAGTCAAGCGACTTAGCGCCGATAATACACGGGACTAAACATTGTGCCGAAATCGTGGACTTCTTAGGAAGTGGTAGAGGAGCATTCTGTCGACAGCGAAGGTGATCAGCGATGATTGCTGGAGTTTACAGAAAAGAAAATGTTGGTATGAGTAACGATAATCTAGACGAAAAATCTAGACACCGAAAATCTAAGGTTTCCTGAGCAATGTTAATCATCTCAGGGTTAGTCGGACCCTAAGCCGAGGCCGAAAGGCGTAGGTAATGGAAAGCAGGCACAATTGCTAATATTCCTGCACCATCGAAAACGTTAAACACGGGGACGCAGATCCGTAGTTGCGATAGATTATTGGATTTCTATCGTAGTGAAAGAGCTGCCGAGAAAAGCCGTGTGTATTGTTTAGATGACCGTACCGCAAACCGACACAGGTAGATGGGATGAGTATTCTAAGGTGCTCGAGTTAGACGCAGTCAAGGAACTCGGCAAATTAACCCCGTAACTTCGGGATAAGGGGTGCCCCTAGCAATAGGGGCCGCAGAGAAATGGGCCAAGCGACTGTTTATCAAAAACACATGTCTATGCCAAGCCTTTAAGGCGATGTATATGGACTGACACCTGCCCGGTGCTGGAAGGTTAAGAGGAGAGGTTAGCTTCGGCGAAGCTTTGAATTGAAGCCCCAGTAAACGGCGGCCGTAACTATAACGGTCCTAAGGTAGCGAAATTCCTTGTCGGGTAAGTTCCGACCTGCACGAATGGTGTAACGATTTGGTCACTGTCTCGACTGCGCGCTCGGTGAAATTGTGGTACCGGTGAAGACGCCGGTTACCCGTATACGGACGAAAAGACCCCGTGCACCTTTACTACAACTTAACATTGTGTTTGGACAAAACATGTGTAGAATAGGTGGGAGACTTTGAAGCTGTGGCGCCAGCCATGGTGGAGTCGCAATGTGAAATACCACCCTTGTTTTGTTCGGATTCTAACCTATACCCTTGAATCAGGGTAGGGGACAGTGTTAGGCGGGTAGTTTGACTGGGGCGGTCGCCTCCTAAATTGTAACGGAGGCTTTCAAAGGTACCTTCAGCATGGTTGGTAATCATGCATAGAGCGTAAAGGCATAAGGGTGCTTAACTGTGAGACATACAAGTCGAACAGGTGCGAAAGCAGGACTTAGTGATCCGGCGGTAGAGTGTGGAATTGCCGTCGCTTAAAGGATAAAAGGTACGCCGGGGATAACAGGCTGATCTCCCCCAAGAGTTCACATCGACGGGGAGGTTTGGCACCTCGATGTCGGCTCATCGCATCCTGGGGCTGGAGAAGGTCCCAAGGGTTTGGCTGTTCGCCAATTAAAGCGGTACGTGAGCTGGGTTCAGAACGTCGTGAGACAGTTCGGTCTCTATCCTATACGGGCGCAGGATACTTGAGAGGAGTCGCTCTTAGTACGAGAGGACCGGAGTGAACGAATCAATGGTGTACCAGTTGTCACGCCAGTGGCACCGCTGGGTAGCTATATTCGGTTGAGATAAGCGCTGAAAGCATCTAAGCACGAAACTCACCTCAAGATTAGGTATCCCCTTTCTTCGGAAAGATAAGGCTCCAGAGAGATGATCTGGTGATAGGCTGCAGGTATAAGCATAGTAATATGTTCAGCCGAGCAGTACTAATAAGCCGAATGACTTACCATATAATTTTTATCTTATATTGCATAAGGTAGCTCTAAGGTTTGTCATCAATAAAAACTTTTACATTATACTACAAGTTTGTGCGTCAATCACCTAAAGGCGAATGCCAGTGAGGCGCACGACAAGTTTCTGGTGATTTAATTCAGGGGAAACACCTCTTCCCATTCCGAACAGAGTAGTTAAGCCTTGAATTACCGATGGTACTGTGCGGGAAACTGTACGGCAGAGTAGGTTTCGCCAGTTTTATTCTAAAGCCGTTCTGATTATTTCAGAGCGGCTTTTTTGTTATACATACCCCGAATGTATAGCGTAACTATTTTTTTTACGAATACGTAACCTTAATAAAAGGGGAGAAAATTAATCAAAACACCTTCTATGAAAAAAAAATTACTTTTAGTGTTTTTTTCTATGGGGATTGTTGTTTTGCTGAATAGTGTTTCTTATACACAGACATCCTTAGCAGACAGTCTCAGAGACGCCGGCAATCTCGATGCCGCGATCGAAGAATATCAAAGATTGTACAATACCAACCCTAATGACGATGATAATACATATGACCTGGCAGGAGCTCTGGCTTTAAATCGTCAGATCGACAGCGCATTTCACTACCTCTTTATAGCCGTCAGGAATGATACTTCGGTTGTCGTTTTGAGTGATCCTTTTTTCATTCACCTGATAGATGATCCACGATGGAGTGAACTGGAGGATATGCTCATCGAAAGGGTAGAAAAAAAGTTGGGAAAATACAGTAATGTCGAGCTTTCCAAAGAGCTATGGAGGATGCGCTTAAAAGACCAGGCTTATTACTATCATATCAATATAGCTGAGAAGAATGGCTATGGAAATTTGGTCCGCATGGCACTATGGGACCTTAAAACGAGAATAAATGAAGAGAATGTCGCCAGGCTAGAAGAAATAATCTCGGAGTACGGTATCCCGAAGATATCATATGTCAAAAATACTGCGGCTGAAGCCGCCTTTCTTATCATTCAGCATGCAGACATAAAAACCCAGGAAAAATATCTTCCAATGTTCATTGAAGCCGCAGACAGCGGAGAGGCTCACTGGTTTCAGGTCGCGCTAATGGTCGATAGGGTAAATATCAGAACGGGAAAGATGCAAATTTACGGGACACAATTATATCAGCATGAGGACGGATCATACTATGTAAAAGATCTTATCGAGCCGGAATATGTAAATCAAAGGCGCGCGGGTGTTGGACTGGGACCGATCCAGGAATATGTAAAACAGTGGAATGTGGTATGGGACATTGAGCAAAAGGAAAAATAGTATAAGTCTAGGAAGATTATAAACCGTCCTGATTTTTTTCAGAGCGGCTTTTTTTGTTACATTTTGACAAAAATTTAATTTTATCCGCGGTTCAATTTTATTATATTTAATTAAAGCAAAAATCTATTAATGAATTATCAACCCGGTACTAAAGCCCTGGTTTACGGGCAATCCGTTTCTCCAGAAGCATATGAAACAAGAGACTATCTTGGACGCCTTGTGGTACACCATGATTGGATCGAGGTAGACACTGATGAAGAGTCTGTTAAGATGTTTGGAAAACCACTTAAGGAAGTCCAATACCCAGTTGTTATCTGTCCCCGTGGTGAAGTACTCTATAAGCCTTCAAAGAAACAAATGGCTGAGCATATGGGCTGGACCTTCACCCCAAGCAGAAAAGAGTATGACGTATTAATACTCGGTGCAGGACCTGCGGGACTAAGTGCCGCAGTATATGCTTCCTC encodes:
- a CDS encoding tetratricopeptide repeat protein: MKKKLLLVFFSMGIVVLLNSVSYTQTSLADSLRDAGNLDAAIEEYQRLYNTNPNDDDNTYDLAGALALNRQIDSAFHYLFIAVRNDTSVVVLSDPFFIHLIDDPRWSELEDMLIERVEKKLGKYSNVELSKELWRMRLKDQAYYYHINIAEKNGYGNLVRMALWDLKTRINEENVARLEEIISEYGIPKISYVKNTAAEAAFLIIQHADIKTQEKYLPMFIEAADSGEAHWFQVALMVDRVNIRTGKMQIYGTQLYQHEDGSYYVKDLIEPEYVNQRRAGVGLGPIQEYVKQWNVVWDIEQKEK